GACCGCCTTGGCCGCCTGGCGGCGCAGCGCCAAGGAGCGGCTGCCGGAGCTGGCGCGGATGGTGCGGCACCGGCACGAGCTGGTCGGGGAGCTGGCGCACGTCTCCGTCCCGGACCTGAAGGAGGCAGCCGGCGGACTGCGCGACGCGTCCGTGCTCAAGGCGCTGGTCGCCACCTGGCTGGTCGACGTCCCGCACGTCGAGCTGGAGCGCGGGCGGCAGGCGCTGCTGGACGTCCGCGACCACCTGCACGCGGCGACCGGCCGCCCGGCCGACCGGGTGGGGCCGGAGGTCTGGCCCGAGCTCGCCGGCCGGCTGGGACTGGCGGACGCCGAGGCCGCCCAGCGGCACGTGCGCCAGCACGGCCGCCGGATCGCCCACCTGTCCCGGATGACCTGGCGCCGGGTGGACGCGGTCCTGGCCAGGCCCCGGGCGGTCGGCGGCCGGGTGCCGCAGCTGACGCCCCTGGCCCGCGGTGTCGCGTCCTCGTCCGGCGAGGTCGTCCTGGACGGGCGGGTGGAACCGGCGACCGATCCGCTGCTGCTGCTGCGGGCCGCCACCGAGGCGGCCGAGCGCGACCTGGTCCTGGCCCCGGCGACGGTGTCCCGGCTGGTGAAGGAGTCGCCCGAGCTGCCGGACCCATGGCCCGAGGAGGCGCGCCACCTGATGGTGCGGCTGCTCGCGGCCGGGCCAGGCCTGCTGGCGGTCTGGGAGACGCTGGAGGAGACCGGGGGACTGGACCGGATCCTGCCCGAGTGGGACCGGGTCCGGCTCCTGCCGCACGCGTCGGTCGTGCACCGGTTCACCGTCGACCGGCACGTGGTCGAGACGTGCGTGGAGGCCTCCCGGCTGATCCGCCGGGTCGCCCGGCCCGACCTGCTGATGGTGGCGGCGCTGCTGCACGACATCGGCAAGGGCGGGCTGGTCGAGCACAGCGTGGCCGGCGAGCCCGTGGCCCGGGGCGTGGCGACCCGGATGGGGTTCGTGCCGCGCGACGTCGAGGTCATCGGCACGCTCGTGCGCTGGCACCTGCTGCTGCCGGGCATCGCCACCACCCGCGACATCGACGACCCGGTGACGGTGGACGAGGTGACCTCCAAGATCACCAGCCCGCTGACCCTGGAGCTGCTCGCCGCGCTGACCGAGGCCGACGCCCTGGCGGCCTCGGAGAAGGCGTGGTCGAGCTGGCGCGCAGGCCTGGTGGGAACGCTGGTGCGCCGCGCGGCCGCCTCCTTGGACCACACGCCGGGCCACGCGGCGCCCCTGGAGACCACGGCGCAGCTGCCCGTACCCCCGGGGCTGCTGGACGGCTCCGAGCCGGTGGCGGTGCAGGTCGAGCCCAGCGACGACGGCTCACGGATCACCGTGCTGGCGCCGGACCGGGTGGGGCTGCTGGCCGACGTCGCCGGGGCGC
The window above is part of the Nocardioides campestrisoli genome. Proteins encoded here:
- a CDS encoding [protein-PII] uridylyltransferase translates to MTIAERTERTAAADRLCREAYEKAGGKDTGTALVAVGGYGRGELAPYSDLDVVLVHDDDLDPGELAVAVWYPLWDSGSRLDHSVRSVSEMIDTAGADLKVALGLLDVRHLAGDPNLTLRLRATALAAWRRSAKERLPELARMVRHRHELVGELAHVSVPDLKEAAGGLRDASVLKALVATWLVDVPHVELERGRQALLDVRDHLHAATGRPADRVGPEVWPELAGRLGLADAEAAQRHVRQHGRRIAHLSRMTWRRVDAVLARPRAVGGRVPQLTPLARGVASSSGEVVLDGRVEPATDPLLLLRAATEAAERDLVLAPATVSRLVKESPELPDPWPEEARHLMVRLLAAGPGLLAVWETLEETGGLDRILPEWDRVRLLPHASVVHRFTVDRHVVETCVEASRLIRRVARPDLLMVAALLHDIGKGGLVEHSVAGEPVARGVATRMGFVPRDVEVIGTLVRWHLLLPGIATTRDIDDPVTVDEVTSKITSPLTLELLAALTEADALAASEKAWSSWRAGLVGTLVRRAAASLDHTPGHAAPLETTAQLPVPPGLLDGSEPVAVQVEPSDDGSRITVLAPDRVGLLADVAGALALHRVSVRGARAWAQGELGVSQWEVSDPELDATVLRQRLEAVVEGRVEVAARLRKPDTRGLDPSVAVRPEASRQATVLEVRAADRPGLLHHVLAAVAALGMTVRSAHVDTLGPQAVDVFYLQELGAGGLADDRAASAAHAVRAALA